A segment of the Lolium perenne isolate Kyuss_39 chromosome 3, Kyuss_2.0, whole genome shotgun sequence genome:
ggcaaagaaagttgcacggcaaaggaccaacatagcgtaCGGCAAAGATAGGCTACACGGCAAAGACGCTGGCACACGGCAAAGCACAAAAGGCATCGCCGTGCAcgcctttgcctagtgtttttaacaaacgcacggcaaagcaaGTCTTTACCTAGTATTTTTAACAAACACACGGCAAAGCAAGCCTTTGCCTAGTGTAAGCGCACAACAAAGATGTAAAAACTGGATTTCTTCTCAGCTCAAAAGGTGTGGCGTGGTATAGTTATCAACAAACGAACgcttagctcagtggcaaggttgCACGCTTTCTCTACTCTGCGTCCTAGGTTTGAATCCCAGACCGATCAGTTTGGAGCTTTTTTTTAGATAAACCATATTTAGCACACGACAAAGAAGcaacctttgccgtgcggcgtcgcacggcaaagacctttgccgtgcaacattgacgaggcgcacggcaaagaagcctttgTCGTCGATTGCTTTACTGTGCATTTGCAAAGTTTTTCCCGTAGTGTAGGGCATTTGCAATTCTCGCCTCACCATGATCATCTTCCCACATGACTCCACAAAGTACCAAATGGTGGCAATCGTGTCCTTGGGTTCGTCGTGAACTTTCTCATCATTAGTAAAATGGATAGCTTCAAGAATCAGCGGCGGAACTACAGGCGAATGTATGGGTGGGCCAGCTCTAAGGAATGATATTATAGTTGCTAGGTCGCCCTGTCAAGAATCATGCCATCACCAGTCTTCTTCCTCGATTCATCTAGATCGTCACAATTgatttcatcatcaagctcggcaTCTTTTTCATCCTCACCATTATCGTCATGGGCCTCCTCCTCCAGTTCTCCACCTCGTCATTGTGATCATCATCACTACGGAAAAAATAGGCGTCGCCGTGCAGCCTTTTTTTGCCGTGTGTCCTCGCACGGCAaatatttctttgccgtgcgcacagATAAAAATGCACGGCAAAGACCTTGGCCACGGGAAAGATAGAcacaagcgcacggcaaagatacgATTCACGGCAACGATGGAAGAGGCCGCACGACAAAGAAAGGTGCACGGCAATGGCCCAACacaccgcacggcaaagacttGGTGCACGGCAAAGGCGTTGGGCATTGCCGTGCCTCATCCTTTGCCTTGCGCGCAGCTGGGTTGCACGGCAAAGCagcctttgcctagtgtttttgaaaaacgcacggcaaagaagcctttgcctagtgtaagcgcacggcaaagatgtaaaaactggattttttttctCATCTCAAAAGGCATGGCATGGTATAGTTATCAACAAACGAACacatagctcagtggcaaggttgCACGCTTTCCCTGCTCGGTGTCCTAGGTTCGATTACCAGACCAGCCAGTTTGGGGcctttttttagataaaacatgttaggcacacggcaaagaagcgATCTTTGTCGTGCGGCGtcacacggcaaagcctttgtcgTGCAACGTTGGCGAGTCACACGGCAAAGAAGCCGTGCAAATAGTTGCACGACAAAGCCTATTTTTCCCGTACTGCATTatggtcatcatcatcactctcatcaatgATGCACCAATTATCAGAATCATTATCAAGCCGAATGACAAGCCTTACATTGGTAACCATCGGTATGCCATGGTCATCAAATGCGATAGCTCGGGTGAAAAGTCCGAGGCCGTGCACCCCAAGAGGGGTGTTTCTGTCGGCACAAGTGAAACCATAGAGTTTGTCTCCAAGAAACACAACATCGATGATACAAAaacacaacatccaatgttcctgTGCACCAAGTTGCAGTGCAGCCAACTGCATCTGTTCGTGGTCAAGTTCCAGCAAAGAAAAAAAACCCGGAAGAAGGGCTAGCCAAGCAGAAGGGAGCTCGGAGACACCAGGGAGAAAGATGGTGGATAGCAACGGCCGGAAGGGGCGCCGTTCTGTAATTCCCTATCTATGGCGGCAAGAGCGACGTCAAGGGTGAGCGGGGGCGTGTGAGAGCGAGGGCAGCTCTTCTTTGGAGAGAGAAAGATCGACTACCCCTAATCGTGGACCAAGCTGGCCTTACAGGAAAAAAAAAGATTACCTGCCTAAACGGCCTCTCGCTCAATACTACTGGCCTATGGGACTAGTAACTTGTACCGTAAAAAGCCTCTTGAAAAAGGTCCTGACGAACACGCTCGTGGCGCACAATGGAGTGCCAAGTTTTTAAATTATAAGTATTTTTCATATCTGAACATTTTTCTGTGCCGTGACGGGCAGCATATTATACCCTATATAAAAGTTTGACAGTTTCACGCCTCTAAAACAGCCGGGGCACTGTAGATGGCGTAATTATCTCCTACCAGGGTGCGACACGTCCTTCCTTTTTTTACGGTACATTGAATTCGTGTTTGAGTTTCCTTTTCTCTCGGTGTTAGATCCTTTTTTCCCGACGTGAGGGTAACCGGCTACTGGTTGTTTCCTACATATCCGGTTAGCTTCTCTCGGTTGGTCTACCGGAACCTATCATGGTGGAGGTATATCCAAGGCCCCACCTGCGCCGCTTACGCTGCTCCTTTTCCTCATCCTCTCCAGGCCGCTTTGACCGAAGAGTCTAGGAACTTCTGGCCACGTCTTCCTCACCGTTAGGCTAGCGGTGCATGTGGTGGGGGAGGGGATCTGCTTCAGATAGAGGGAGAGTCTCTACAAAGAACATGGCGGCCCAGTCCGCAGATACGGAGGTTTCGATTCCCTGAAGACGTTTGGCTCTACCAAGAGGAAGCCGGCAGGCGGCGCAACAGGACCATCGGGATAAAGCAGCGGCGTGGTTGCTCCCTCCTGCGGATGTGCATCGGTCCGTCGTCCCCCGCCTCCGCATGACCGCATCGCCCCCCACCCCCACCTCAGGCTGACGGCCGCTACCTTGGCTGGTCGAGGTATGTGCCATACGCTCCGTCTCAGGCCCTCTCCCTTCCTCTCCCCTAGCCCGCCTCTCCTTTAGCCCTATATTTCTCTCCAATCAGATCTGTGACGGGTACCGGTATGTGGACTGTGGTTGCAGACGAGAGCAAGGACGTCGATGCGAGCACGACGATGGGGGCCGCGGGATAGGAAGTAGGAGCCGGATCCCGCCCTCTCTCCTCTCTGTTGCCTCCCAGCTGTCCGACCATCGCCAATTCGGGCCTGCCGACATGGGTGTTGCTGATGTGAGGACTGCCACCGGAACAGAAGGTGAATGTTGCACGATTAAATATTACTCCCTCCGAGATTAATACATAGCTTTGCAAGCGATTGTTCTGTCCCATGTATTCCTTTGATGTGCCATTTATAATTTTATTCGTATATATGAAACAAATGATACCAAGTTATTACCTCAGATTTTCTAGACAGACTGTCTTAAGGATAGTCCTCCGTATGACATCTACTTCTTTGTTGGGAAAAGTTTAGTTGAGATGCACACTTTTGTGAGAAAACAACTTTTTTATATCTGCAAAGGGAGGAGATCTATGTACACATGTTATTTTTCTCATCTTATGTATTCTGCATCAGTATGATGTCTCCTTTTCAGATTCCCTTGCACGTTCGATGTTAGGCAAGATGATGCGTTTATTTTAGAGTATACTGGAAGTATATGTGCTACTGTATATACTAGAGCACAAACAATCTCTGAACTGCATCTTCAAAAAAATATAGAACCTACATACCCTGGCACCTGCATATGTGATCTATTTTTGCGTTCATAATTCAGACATCCTATTTTTCCTATTGTCATCCATACGAGTTCCAAATTTACAATTTCCATCTATGTTTGTTTCATTCATTCATGCCATGGATATATAGTTACACAATATTTAAATAAACATATGAATTTTGCAGGTTTTACTAAAATATGCAGTACATCCAGACAAATATTTGATTAGCCAGCTTCCTCACTATTTGAGGTATGTTCAGTGTCAAATCAACTATGGAATTACACAGATCCCACGTTTCATGTATGAATTGGAACTTCATAGGGTACAAATCGGAGTAGCATGTGGGGACATTAGCCATTGAGGTGGCTGTTGGTGCCTTTCACCTGGCTTTTTGTGTCGTCTGCATTCTTCATTTCAGAGAATTAAACTTAATAAACTGAAGATACAAACATTCTTGGTACCAGGATAAGCTGGCCTACTTTAGGACCAATGAGACAAGGACTAAAAAGATGCCTTGCCTCATGGTATTCAAGTATATAAATCGAGTGACCAGGCTACTGTCTAATTCAATTGCaactattgcatttttgtgccatccTTTATGTGATTTCTCTTGCATGGAGTTCTGCTGGTAGCAGACCATATATTTGTGAGTTATTCAAGAAGTGGTTTCTTCACTCTGGCAGCAACTTTTGCACTCAGGGTGATATTGTAATGACAGTCAAGTAGTGTTGAAACTAGATACCTAAAGTGTGGAGTATATGTAAGATCTTTTCGGTGTTATGCCATTCATTTGGTAATTAAGTAATGCACTGACTGAACACGCGTCAGTGCAACAAGTCATCCACATGTTAGTACAATTTAGAGTGCGTAAGTAAATCTGTCGCACGTATCTCGGTTTGTAATCACTGAAACCATTAGAACATTAGGAAGAAAGCTTCTTAGATTTGGTTAACTTAATATATGACGTTAGCCAGTAATGGCAATGACTAGAACTTGCATGGCGCGTGGCGTGCTGCCACGCGAAACGTTGTAGTCCGCTCTTATACGTGGACACATGATCCAAACAACATGATTCAACAATGACACCATGAGCCCCGTACAGCAATCGATATCACCCACGGGGCTTGAGCTGCATGTTTCTTTGCTTTCTTCTCAGTTATTAAGCTGTCCTAAAACTTAGCATGTTTTTCTTCGAACAATTCTACGGGAAATTTTTATCTGAACTATTATGTCCATTTTGTAGGAGGGTACATTCAGCCATCAAGACTATCTTGGATGACAGCACCGACAATTCAGGCAACAACACTTCCTGTTTAGCGCAATTCCATCTTAGAAGTTGTGTGACAAGAAAATTACGGAAAGGGTTTCCTGTGAAGATTATGTTCTTCCTGATAGGATTTTATTTTGCCATGGCGCTTGCTTCTGTCGTCGGACAAACAGGTCACTGGGACCTACGGGTGGCTTTTCATTCTACTCCAAAAGATGGCGTTTACATATTAATGATGTGCATTGTGCAATAGATATAACCACATGTAGCTCGAGGTAGTTGATTAGTTGGCTATTAGCTACATATGGATATATGGATGTCTCAATAGCAGAGCTGCAGCTGTTTCTTCAAAATATTATAGACATTCTGTTTGCATCCTCTCTGTCAGATTAATGGGATGGACGTGTACTTTTGGGCCATTGTAGCCATTTGTAGATGCTCAAGGCTTCACCTTTTTCAGCTGCAACCAGATCCATCGGTAGCTTTTGGGCCATTGTAGCCATTTGTAGATGCTCAAGGCTTCACGTGGTTTTGGAAACAACAGAATTGCAAATGATGCATATTTCTTCCTCTGTGTCGAACATCGGATTCTCAATATTATATATTGCCGGTGCAGATTAtttgttttgctagcataatttcTGGTTTCGGAAACAGAGACAGACTAGAAAGAAGAATAAAGATAGAGTTTTAGATGTTTTATTTCTGGTCGGCTAATGATTTGAATCATACAAAACCAAGCCATTTTTAATCGCAGAGTTGAATCCTACTggtgcggcgtgccgccgcgccattgcTTCCTAGTATAATTAATTTATGGATGACCAGAGCGTTCAAATGCTCCTCAATGTGGGAAACGAGATGCCAAACATGATTCTATCTTGTCAAATAACTTAGATCGAAGAGCGGAAAGACAAACAAAACGTcggatctattatatactaaaagtaaAATACGGATGTTTAATAGAGCCACCACGTTAACCCACATCATCTAAATTATTATAACAGTTAGATATAAAATAAAAGGATGTGATTTAATCAAAGATTAGTAATTACGTAACAGTTTGGTTCCGGTTGACAGGTCTAATATATAACAGTTTGGTTCCTTTGACACGTCTAATATATCTAGAGCACATCCCATACTTATAACAGACTCGGTTTAGACTGAGTTCATTATTAAAACATGGCAAACGATTTTCTGTTGGGAGCACATCCCGTACGTACGGTGGACTCAATTTATCTTCCTAGGATAAGTCTCCGTTGAAAACAAAACTGGCCGAGTCCAGTATAGATAGAAAAGGAAACTACCCACCTAAACTAGCTAGAACATGGTATAAACATACACTACGTATACTAGGTTAGCTAGCTAGAAGTTAAAAGCATGAATTCATAGAAACATATATTTTGATTTTATAATACACATTCGTTTCCAAAAGAAAGTTACAGGTTAGTCTAAGTTCAAATGTGTCTATATAGtaaatagtgtctagatacatctaagttTAGACAGATTTTCGTGACTTTTTTCTAAGCCGGGTATAATGAACTAAAAGCAATATACCCGGTGTCTAATTGTGCGACCATGTTGATCCACATCGTCTAAATTATTTAAAATAGAGATAAAAAATTGTGGATAAATTTTAATTGGAACATAAAGTCATGCCATTTAGTGACACAATGAACGTGATAGATCCACCCATATAACACCAGACGAGATGTATAAGCTAAATCGGTCTTGCTAAAAAAATCTAAATTGTTTAGAACATGGTATAAACATACACTACGTATACTAGGTTAGCTAGCTAGAAGTTAAAAGCATGAATTCATAGAAACATATATTTTGATTTTATAATACACATTCGTTTCCAAAAGAAAGTTACAGGTTAGTCTAAGTTCAAATGTGTCTATATAGtaaatagtgtctagatacatctgagttTAGACAGATTTTCGTGACTTTTTTCTAAGCCGGGTATAATGAACTAAAAGCAATATACCCGGTGTCTAATTGTGCGACCATGTTGATCCACATCGTCTAAATTATTTAAAATAAAGATAAAAAATTGTGGATAAAATTTAATTGGAACATAAAGTCATGCCATTTAGTGACACAACGAACGTGATAGATCCACCCATATAACACCAGACGAGATGTATAAGCTAAATCGGTCTTGCTAAAAAAATCTAAATTGTTTAGCGTGTAATATCAGCTACCTAGCTTTGTATGTATTCCGTAAACAAACTAGCTTTCAACATGCCACTAGGGTAAGTTTTTCGGGCAGCGTTTATCGTACTCGAACATCCACCGCACCTAACCATGTCGAAACCGCTCTCCATACATGTTTATGTGCATGTCATTAACAGGGACTTCTCGCCATGTCGAAACCGCTCTCCATAGATGTTTCTGTGCATGTCATTAGCAGGGACTCCTCGCCATGTCGAAACTGCTGGTATCACTATCATTAGCCGACCAGCTATAAAATAAGTGGTTAGGATTTAAtcaaagattattaattatgtagccaTGTAACCCCAGTAGGCACGTCTTATATATAGAGTAGACATATTCATATTTTAAATAACGTGAACTCTCCTAATAATTAAGCATCGTTCAGCATTTCCGTTAAGCATGCTAAGCTTTTTTCCCAAAGCGCACCCCCCGTACGAACAGTGGACTCCTTAAAAAAATGCTAGCTAGCGGAGCCCATTCAGGAAACAAAATGATACGCTACCTAAGCTAGCTCGATAGGAATAGCTGAGACATGCACGTAAAAATAGCTAGAAGTTTAAAGCAAGATTTCATCAAGAAATGATTTAAACTTATTACAATAAGGTATAAATGATCAATATGCACGTGAGTGTATAGATCTTTGCATGTGGATGTCAAGTGTACGTACATAAGAAAAATACACCTAAAATTTATATTTAAGTAGAGACCGCCCTAAGAAAAAAAAATACATATATTTTGAATCTCGATTTACCAAACCATTCCACCGGAGGCTCAAATATTGTACCATTTATATGTAATTTTAAAACTACAACTTCTTGATTGTCTATTTTATTtggttcaagcatatgatccataTGTTTAGATCTGGACATATTGATCACTCTTTGAAaagaactactccctctgatTTTACCTCTGATTTTaggtacatccatattagagtcaattaatatgaatagtACATATTACCACATTAATGTAAATTATTGACATGATTTATTATACATCAACATAAGAAAGAAAACAAGAGTTATACGGAGTACCAGAAATTTCTATGAAATATCAAAGCACTCGGTTGCCAATATGATGGATCCTCTTTTTATCATAATTAATAATATATATCACAAGTATCATAAGAAATATACCGTCACTATTATAATTTTTAGTACAATTTTTAACACTTCGAAACCACTAAAAATGATGCCCTCGCAATTGCGAGGGCCACCGCTCTAGTTAAACTAACAAAAAAACGCATAGTTAAACTCTCATAATGGTCAAGATCATACTAGTGCTAGTATCGCAACGGCCCTTGACGTAACCAGTGTAGACCTCTGTTCAGTTTCTCTGCATGAGAGCAACATTATGCAGAGAAGGTGACACAGACATTCTGAGGTCCAGGGTATTTCGGTAGCGCAAATAATTTGATTTAGAAATAGACCAGCTTAGCCCGTGAGGAAGTACATCATCATCACAATGCTCAGGTAAACATGCCCACAAAGAAGAAGAGAAAATGAAGCCAATATTCTAGACACGGCGTTTTTGCACCCAGGAACATAGGCTCCTGAGTTTTGAGATGCATTTTAAACACATTTCAAAGTGTTAAAAAAACCGGCAGAAAATGACACCCGTGTATCTTTCTTTGTGTTCACAAAATCGTTTCACTGGATACTGATATTTCTTTATGTCATGTAAAAATGATAAAATGCGGTGCTAAACAAAAGCTCTTCTTCCATTTCCAAAATAATAAAAGCTCTAGTGAGATATTTCTTTATCTTTTTTTACATAGGACACAAAAAGTCTATCCTCCACGAAGCTTGGCCTGCTGCATATAGAATGTTGATTTAGGCGTGCGGAATTTTTATTTGGATTTTCTTGGACACTTAAAATTGTTCTTTCCGGTGGTACAAGCATATATTCCTCCATTTGAAGTTTTGAATACCTACACCCACAGGCCACACCTATTTGGTACTGTAGTAGTAGGGTACTGTAGTAGTTCATTCATTGAGACCAGTACGAGAGTGCAAAAACTTAAACACGAGTCATTACAACACGTACGTACGATAGATCCAAGCCCACGaatacaccaacaccaacacgaaCACAACCAGACCATCAAATCAAGCAACACAAAGTCCCGCGTAATCAAACACATGCACGCATGCAACACAAGTCCTAGCTAGAAGCGCGAGCTCTCCATCTACGCCTTGCTGCCCTCGTTGGCCTTCTTGAACGCCGCCGCCTGGGTCGCCGCGGCGCTGTCGGAGCCGCCGGAGGCCGCCGCCACGAAGGCGCTCCTGACCTGGTCGGTGGTGTAGGGGAACCCCGAGCGGGTCATGGAGTTGAGCAGCGCCGCGGCGCCCTCCCGCAGCAGCGCGCCGGCGCCGTCGGTCCTGGTGTTGGCCAGCGCGTCCTGGATGCTGACGTTCGACGACGTCCcgccggcggcggctcctcccgccgcgccgaaGAAGTGGCTCATGGAGCTCGGCCAGCTCCCCAGCGCCGACCAGATCTGCATGGGGTGCGACCTCCAGTAGCTACGTACGAAAAGAAACGAGTGCAGCGTCAAGTACTGGCCCAGCATGTCAGTCGCACATATTTGCGAAAAGGAAATGCATGTCAGGTGACGTGGCTTACTCGCATGTCCCGGCGCTGTTGGGGTCGACGGGGACGAACGGTGTGGGCGTCGCCGTGCCGCCGCTGTGCGACGGTGTAGATCCGCCGTAGGCTCCTCCATCGTGCGACGGAGTGGTGGGTGAGCTCCCGTAGCCACCGCTGCCAGTGGACGGCGTCGGGGAGGCGTGCCACGGCGCAGCTGGGGTGGTCCCGTAGCCTCCTCCGCCGTGCGACGGGTCGGGGATCGAGCCGGAGCTCCCGTGCGAAGGCGGCGTCCCGTACCCGCCGTGCGACGGGTCAGGAATCGAGCCGGAGCCGCCGTGGTAAGGCGGCGACGACCCGGAGGAGCCGCCGTGCGAGGGCGTCGTGCCGGAGCCTCCATGGTAAGGCGGCGACGACGACCCAGAGGAGCCTCCGTGCGAGGGGAGCGGCACGGTGGTCCCCGGATGGCCGCCGGGCCAGGAGCGCGGGTCGACGGCCGGCACGCAGTCCGGCTTCTTCACGTCATCTGCAAGCACGCACGACCACGCCATTGTCAGTACAAGCGCTACAGAGCTAGCTTCATGCATGGCTAGCTACACTACCAAGGCACAAGTTGCTGTTACAAACAAGAAGAGATCTGCTCACCTTGGGTAGCCTTGTCCGTCGGGCCGCTCCTGGCCGAGACAGCGACGAAGGCCTGGGTGGCCAGCGCGGCGAGCAGGAGGCTCG
Coding sequences within it:
- the LOC127341805 gene encoding uncharacterized protein: MGAKKRAVLASLLLAALATQAFVAVSARSGPTDKATQDDVKKPDCVPAVDPRSWPGGHPGTTVPLPSHGGSSGSSSPPYHGGSGTTPSHGGSSGSSPPYHGGSGSIPDPSHGGYGTPPSHGSSGSIPDPSHGGGGYGTTPAAPWHASPTPSTGSGGYGSSPTTPSHDGGAYGGSTPSHSGGTATPTPFVPVDPNSAGTCDYWRSHPMQIWSALGSWPSSMSHFFGAAGGAAAGGTSSNVSIQDALANTRTDGAGALLREGAAALLNSMTRSGFPYTTDQVRSAFVAAASGGSDSAAATQAAAFKKANEGSKA